One Bosea sp. 685 DNA segment encodes these proteins:
- a CDS encoding adenine phosphoribosyltransferase: MNLADTIRAIPDYPKPGIIFRDITTLLGDARAFRRAVDELVQPFAGLKIAKIAGIEARGFILGGAVAHQLSAGFIPVRKKGKLPHETVSVTYQLEYGTDEIEVHKDAVKRGERVLLVDDLIATGGTAEGAVSLLSSLGAEVVAACFIVDLPDLGGADKVRRLGVPVRTLVSFSGH, translated from the coding sequence ATGAACCTCGCTGATACGATCCGCGCGATTCCGGACTATCCCAAGCCCGGCATCATCTTCCGTGACATCACCACGCTCTTGGGCGATGCGCGCGCCTTTCGCCGTGCCGTGGACGAGCTGGTCCAGCCTTTCGCCGGGCTGAAGATCGCCAAGATCGCCGGCATCGAGGCGCGCGGCTTTATTCTCGGGGGCGCGGTCGCGCATCAGCTTTCGGCCGGCTTCATCCCCGTGCGCAAGAAGGGCAAGCTGCCGCATGAGACGGTCAGCGTGACCTATCAACTCGAATACGGCACCGACGAGATCGAGGTGCACAAGGACGCGGTCAAGCGCGGCGAGCGCGTGCTGCTGGTCGACGACCTGATCGCGACCGGGGGCACGGCGGAGGGGGCGGTCAGCTTGCTCTCCAGCCTGGGCGCCGAGGTCGTGGCTGCCTGCTTCATCGTCGATCTCCCGGATCTGGGCGGTGCCGACAAGGTCAGGCGGCTCGGCGTGCCGGTGCGCACGCTGGTCTCCTTCTCCGGACATTGA
- the mtnA gene encoding S-methyl-5-thioribose-1-phosphate isomerase gives MKIHGQPYRTIWLAQDGWRVCVIDQTRLPFRFETVTLGSVEQAADAIRTMIVRGAPLIGATAAYGVALAMRSDPSDAALEAVLALLGATRPTAVNLHWALNRMHIRLVGLKPRVRAQAAYTEAALLCDEDVALCRSIGDHGLPLIREIASRKPAGEPINILTHCNAGWLATVDWGTALAPIYRAHDAGLPVHVWVDETRPRNQGAALTAYELGAHGVSHSVIVDNAGGHLMQRGQVDMVIVGTDRTTATGDVANKIGTYLKALAAHDNGVPFYVALPSPTIDWSLHDGFSIPIEERAAREVTHLSGLDEAGEVASFRVVAPGSPAVNPAFDVTPARLVTALITERGVAPATVEGLAALFPDLARGAAA, from the coding sequence ATGAAGATCCACGGCCAGCCCTATCGCACGATCTGGCTTGCACAGGATGGCTGGCGTGTCTGCGTCATCGACCAGACCAGGCTGCCCTTCCGTTTCGAGACGGTGACGCTGGGTTCCGTCGAGCAGGCGGCCGACGCGATCCGAACGATGATCGTGCGCGGCGCGCCCTTGATCGGTGCGACGGCAGCCTATGGCGTGGCGCTGGCGATGCGGAGCGATCCGTCCGATGCCGCATTGGAAGCCGTGCTGGCGCTGCTGGGCGCGACGCGACCGACCGCCGTCAACCTGCACTGGGCCTTGAACCGCATGCACATCCGGCTCGTCGGCCTGAAGCCCAGGGTGCGTGCCCAGGCAGCGTATACCGAGGCTGCCCTGCTTTGCGATGAGGACGTCGCGCTCTGCCGGTCGATCGGCGACCATGGCCTGCCGCTGATCCGCGAGATCGCGTCGCGCAAGCCTGCCGGCGAGCCGATCAATATCCTGACCCATTGCAATGCCGGCTGGCTCGCCACCGTCGACTGGGGCACGGCGCTGGCGCCGATCTACCGCGCTCATGATGCTGGCCTGCCCGTCCATGTCTGGGTCGATGAGACCAGGCCACGCAACCAGGGCGCGGCGCTGACGGCTTATGAACTCGGCGCTCATGGCGTGTCCCATAGCGTGATCGTCGACAATGCCGGCGGGCACCTGATGCAGCGCGGGCAGGTCGACATGGTCATCGTCGGCACCGACCGCACGACCGCGACCGGCGATGTCGCCAACAAGATCGGCACCTATCTCAAGGCGCTCGCGGCGCATGACAATGGCGTGCCCTTCTATGTCGCGCTACCTTCGCCGACGATCGACTGGAGCCTGCATGATGGTTTCAGCATTCCGATCGAGGAGCGCGCGGCGCGCGAGGTCACGCATCTTTCAGGCCTGGATGAGGCTGGCGAAGTTGCTTCGTTCCGCGTCGTTGCGCCCGGCAGCCCGGCGGTGAATCCCGCCTTCGACGTCACGCCCGCCCGGCTCGTGACCGCGCTGATCACCGAGCGCGGCGTCGCGCCGGCTACAGTCGAGGGGCTGGCCGCTCTCTTTCCGGATCTCGCGCGCGGAGCCGCAGCATGA
- a CDS encoding class II aldolase/adducin family protein gives MNEADLRAEIVAVAQAIDKAGFCPSKSGNVSARFGDGLLITPSGLPYAQTTPQDLIHLSLEGAVLGGARKPSSEWPFHVEIYKARPDAQAIVHTHSPRATALSCTRRGIPAFHYMIALCGGADVRCAPYATFGTPELAQNAVRALEGRKAVLLANHGVIALGGSLAGAHQIVAEVENLAGQYLDILAAGLEPVILDEAEMARVSAKFAGYGKVG, from the coding sequence ATGAACGAGGCAGATCTGCGCGCGGAGATCGTCGCGGTCGCCCAGGCGATCGACAAGGCCGGCTTCTGCCCGTCGAAATCCGGCAATGTCTCGGCGCGTTTTGGGGATGGCCTGCTGATCACGCCATCGGGCCTGCCCTATGCGCAGACGACGCCCCAGGACCTGATCCATCTCTCGCTTGAGGGGGCGGTCCTCGGCGGGGCGCGCAAGCCCTCTTCGGAATGGCCGTTTCATGTCGAGATCTACAAGGCGCGGCCCGATGCTCAGGCGATCGTGCACACGCATTCGCCGCGCGCGACTGCGCTCTCCTGCACGCGGCGCGGCATCCCGGCCTTTCACTACATGATCGCGCTCTGCGGCGGGGCCGATGTCCGCTGCGCGCCTTACGCCACCTTCGGCACGCCGGAACTGGCGCAGAACGCGGTCAGAGCTCTGGAGGGTCGCAAGGCGGTCCTGCTCGCCAATCACGGCGTCATCGCGCTGGGCGGGTCGCTTGCGGGCGCGCATCAGATCGTGGCGGAGGTCGAGAACCTCGCCGGGCAGTATCTCGACATCCTGGCGGCGGGGCTGGAGCCTGTCATCCTCGACGAGGCCGAGATGGCGCGGGTGAGCGCGAAATTCGCAGGCTACGGCAAGGTCGGCTGA